From a single Triplophysa rosa linkage group LG1, Trosa_1v2, whole genome shotgun sequence genomic region:
- the hmgb3a gene encoding high mobility group protein B3a: MAKGDPRKPKGKMSSYAYFVQTCREEHKKKSPEIPVSFSEFSKRCSGRWKAMSDKEKSRFDDMAKQDKVRYDQEMMHYMPGNKRGKKKDPNAPKRPPSGFFLFCSEHRPQIKAQHPSLGIGDVAKKLGEMWNSLTDSSKQPFLIKANKLKDKYQKDVADYKTKGKVGGASVGMGMMANYAAPKPMMKNNMDNEEDDDEEDEEDDDEYDDDE, translated from the exons ATGGCAAAAGGGGACCCAAGGAAACCCAAGGGCAAGATGTCCTCTTATGCCTACTTTGTTCAGACCTGTCGGGAAGAGCACAAAAAGAAGAGCCCTGAGATTCCAGTCAGCTTTTCCGAATTTTCCAAAAGATGCTCCGGAAGATGGAAG GCAATGTCTGACAAAGAGAAATCCAGATTTGATGACATGGCCAAACAGGATAAAGTGCGTTATGATCAAGAGATGATGCACTACATGCCAGGCAACAAGAGAGGCAAGAAGAAGGATCCAAATGCCCCCAAGAGACCACC CTCTGGGTTTTTCCTGTTTTGCTCGGAACATCGTCCACAAATCAAGGCCCAACATCCCAGTCTGGGTATTGGTGATGTAGCCAAAAAACTAGGCGAGATGTGGAACAGCCTTACAGATTCCAGCAAACAACCCTTCCTGATAAAGGCCAACAAGCTGAAGGACAAGTATCAAAAG GATGTTGCCGATTACAAAACAAAGGGCAAAGTTGGGGGTGCCTCCGTGGGAATGGGAATGATGGCCAATTATGCGGCTCCCAAACCCATGATGAAGAACAACATGGATAACGAagaggatgatgatgaggaagacGAAGAGGATGATGATGAATATGATGACGATGAATAG